A genomic window from Lycium barbarum isolate Lr01 chromosome 4, ASM1917538v2, whole genome shotgun sequence includes:
- the LOC132637834 gene encoding FK506-binding protein 3-like, producing MPENHCFANRTLPPAVVFHLNQQHQQTSEVPRLAKPSLSVDYFMSRFSFEEEEFIEEEEEEEEEFANDVSESILDDEEIIEEEEEEEEEFEVEISENSETIRTRMEFAHSMEIDQQQPPHIPSGTIDQVQPIRARAPRMRVSNNYVRHTFQVPQYSILDSDEEDEEIYEEEEEEEYNELVDHQDMSEYLETRTYYYDPVMDIDVNEGDEEIYEEEEEEEYNELVDHQDMSEYLETRTYYYDPVMDIDVNEGDPVVGDEEQETCAICLLEYKDEDTIGTLQCGHGFRVGCIKKWLQRKKECPFCRAPVLTTV from the coding sequence ATGCCTGAAAATCACTGTTTTGCTAATCGGACATTACCGCCTGCAGTAGTTTTTCACTTGAACCAACAACATCAGCAAACAAGTGAAGTCCCCAGATTGGCTAAACCTTCACTGAGCGTTGATTATTTCATGAGTCGCTTTTCGTTTGAGGAAGAAGAATTTatagaagaagaggaagaggaggaagaagaattTGCAAACGATGTATCTGAGTCGATTCTTGATGATGAAGAAATtatagaagaagaagaggaggaagaagaagagtttGAAGTTGAAATATCTGAGAATTCGGAAACAATTAGAACACGAATGGAGTTTGCTCATAGTATGGAGATTGATCAGCAACAGCCGCCTCATATTCCAAGTGGAACAATCGACCAAGTGCAGCCTATACGAGCTAGGGCGCCTCGAATGCGTGTCAGTAATAACTACGTTCGTCACACATTTCAAGTGCCACAATATTCGATTCTTGATAGTGATGAAGAAGACGAAGAAATATAtgaagaggaggaggaagaggaatATAATGAGTTGGTGGATCATCAGGATATGTCTGAATATTTGGAAACAAGAACATATTATTATGATCCTGTTATGGATATAGATGTTAATGAAGGTGATGAAGAAATATAtgaagaggaggaggaagaggaatATAATGAGTTGGTGGATCATCAAGATATGTCTGAATATTTGGAAACAAGAACATATTATTACGATCCTGTTATGGATATAGATGTTAATGAAGGTGATCCAGTTGTTGGTGATGAGGAACAAGAAACATGTGCTATTTGTTTACTTGAATATAAAGATGAAGATACCATTGGCACACTCCAATGTGGACATGGATTTCGCGTTGGATGCATCAAGAAGTGGCTACAGAGGAAAAAAGAATGTCCCTTTTGTAGAGCTCCAGTTTTGACTACAGTATAA
- the LOC132636591 gene encoding ras-related protein RABA1f-like: MGAYRADDDYDYLFKVVLIGDSGVGKSNLLSRFTRNEFSLESKSTIGVEFATRSIRVDDKVVKAQIWDTAGQERYRAITSAYYRGAVGALLVYDVTRHVTFENVERWLKELRDHTDSSIVIMLVGNKADLRHLRAVSTEDAKAFAEKETTFFMETSALESMNVEDAFTEVLTQIHRVVSRKALEVGDDPAALPKGQTINVGGKDDVSEVKKAGCCSA; encoded by the exons atgggggCATACAGAGcagatgatgattatgattatttaTTCAAGGTTGTATTGATCGGCGATTCAGGTGTAGGTAAATCAAACCTTCTATCACGATTCACACGTAACGAGTTTAGTCTAGAGTCAAAGTCAACCATCGGTGTTGAATTCGCAACACGTAGCATTCGTGTTGATGATAAAGTCGTTAAAGCTCAGATTTGGGATACTGCTGGTCAGGAACG ATATCGCGCAATCACAAGTGCCTACTATCGAGGAGCTGTTGGAGCATTGCTTGTCTATGATGTCACGCGTCACGTAACTTTTGAGAATGTAGAGAGATGGTTAAAAGAGCTCCGAGATCACACGGACTCTAGCATCGTCATAATGCTAGTGGGTAATAAGGCAGATTTGCGTCATCTGCGGGCTGTTTCGACTGAGGATGCCAAGGCATTTGCAGAGAAGGAAACTACATTTTTCATGGAAACATCCGCTTTGGAGTCCATGAATGTGGAAGATGCCTTCACAGAAGTGCTCACTCAAATACACCGTGTTGTTAGCAGGAAAGCTCTTGAAGTAGGAGATGATCCGGCTGCACTGCCCAAAGGGCAGACGATTAATGTCGGAGGCAAGGATGATGTTTCTGAAGTAAAGAAAGCTGGGTGCTGTTCTGCTTAG